The Lycium barbarum isolate Lr01 chromosome 12, ASM1917538v2, whole genome shotgun sequence genome includes a region encoding these proteins:
- the LOC132623394 gene encoding G-type lectin S-receptor-like serine/threonine-protein kinase At1g61490 isoform X2 — protein sequence MKMGFRQAWKILLISLLSYCIIQSYYINASDTILQSQKLLVGETLTSASQVFELGFFTPANSDKRYLGIWFKNIPPLKVVWVANRESPLKVSDFAASLSISKNGNSVLLDGTQNVIWSSNVSVPTNNTVEVVLLNSGNLVLKDNVSGQCFFESFDYPCDTFLPGMKIGFNKKTGERWLLSSWQKENDPSPGNFSIGISEQLPPQFFIWNKSTPYYRTGEWNGLKFIGLPYIDSAAYIVQFVFQQEFQGGTTYFTFLPNNSFLTFVELQSTGSVQVVQWTDGDPTWDVYAKMVHAPCDIYNTCGPSAVCSKNKLPICSCLRGFVPRSNDEWSKGNWTGGCARRTKLLCQPKGNSTSSGVAQQDAFLKFSGLKLPDLAAIFHLDSASECERLCLKNCSCTAYAYVAGIRCMVWSGDLLDMQDYSYSGEDLFLRLAYSELGMRKRKRALIICSAVFSGLFFGFGLFCFLKHKIYPTGEKRKGARSFSLGDSCNISKDYTIESFWVGNLKKEDPIELPLIEFEAIATATNNFKVDNKLGEGGFGPVFKGKLKGGPEIAVKRLSNRTGQGIEEFKNEILLISKLQHRNLVRLLGCCIEGEELLIIYEYMPNRSLDKFLFDASQKELLDWPKRFNIIQGVGRGLLYLHRDSCLNIIHRDLKVSNILLDEEMNPKISDFGLARTFQKQQQLVHTHRVAGTYGYMSPEYALRGVFSEKSDVFSFGVLLLEIISGKKNSNFLYVEENLNLLNYAWKLWSEQRGLDFMDETLINPLSPEEITRCLHVGLLCVQEHPRDRPTMAALILMLNSEMKCPSPKQPIFKFETYLDVCGSAKDNDRCSVNEFSASLSQGR from the exons ATGAAAATGGGATTTAGACAAGCTTGGAAAATTCTTTTGATCTCTCTTCTTTCTTACTGTATCATTCAATCATATTACATTAATGCCTCAGACACCATACTGCAATCCCAAAAACTCTTAGTAGGAGAGACATTAACTTCTGCTAGTCAGGTTTTTGAATTAGGATTCTTTACTCCTGCCAATTCCGATAAAAGGTACCTGGGGATATGGTTTAAGAATATCCCTCCTCTTAAAGTTGTGTGGGTTGCAAACAGAGAAAGTCCACTTAAAGTTTCTGATTTTGCGGCAAGTCTTTCAATTAGCAAAAATGGAAATTCGGTACTTCTTGATGGTACACAGAATGTTATCTGGTCAAGCAATGTGTCTGTCCCCACTAATAACACAGTTGAAGTTGTTCTCCTGAACAGTGGGAATTTAGTACTTAAAGATAATGTCTCAGGACAATGCTTCTTTGAGAGTTTTGATTATCCTTGCGATACTTTCTTGCCAGGAATGAAAATAGGTTTTAATAAGAAAACTGGGGAGAGATGGCTCTTATCTTCTTGGCAGAAGGAAAACGACCCCTCGCCAGGAAATTTTTCTATTGGAATCTCGGAGCAACTTCCTCCTCAGTTTTTCATATGGAACAAATCTACTCCCTACTACAGAACCGGGGAGTGGAATGGACTGAAGTTCATTGGTCTGCCTTATATAGATTCAGCAGCCTATATAGTTCAGTTTGTTTTTCAGCAAGAATTTCAAGGAGGAACTACATATTTCACCTTTCTCCCAAATAATTCATTCCTAACTTTCGTGGAACTTCAATCTACAGGGTCTGTTCAAGTTGTTCAGTGGACCGATGGAGATCCAACTTGGGATGTTTATGCTAAGATGGTACATGCACCATGTGATATATATAACACTTGTGGACCTTCAGCAGTCTGCAGCAAGAACAAACTACCAATTTGCAGCTGCTTAAGAGGGTTTGTGCCACGGTCTAATGACGAATGGAGCAAAGGAAACTGGACAGGTGGTTGTGCGAGGCGAACTAAATTACTATGCCAGCCGAAGGGAAACAGCACATCTTCTGGGGTTGCACAGCAGGACGCATTTTTGAAGTTTAGTGGACTGAAACTGCCTGATCTTGCTGCTATTTTTCACCTTGATAGTGCTAGTGAATGTGAAAGGTTGTGTTTGAAAAATTGTTCTTGCACAGCTTATGCTTATGTGGCAGGAATTAGGTGTATGGTGTGGTCTGGAGATCTTTTAGATATGCAGGATTACTCATACTCTGGGGAAGATCTTTTCCTTCGGCTTGCTTACTCAGAGTTAG GTATGCGGAAGCGTAAAAGAGCACTAATCATATGTTCTGCAGTATTTTCCGGTCTCTTTTTCGGCTTTGGTCTATTTTGTTTTCTCAAGCACAAGATTTATCCAACAG GAGAGAAGAGAAAAGGAGCCAGAAGCTTTAGTCTGGGCGATTCATGCAACATTTCAAAAGACTACACAATAGAAAGTTTCTGGGTTGGCAATTTAAAGAAAGAAGATCCAATTGAACTTCCACTGATTGAATTTGAGGCAATTGCCACAGCAACAAATAACTTCAAAGTAGATAACAAGCTCGGGGAAGGAGGATTTGGTCCAGTTTTCAAG GGAAAGCTAAAAGGTGGACCAGAAATAGCAGTAAAAAGACTTTCTAATCGAACGGGGCAAGGCATAGAGGAGTTCAAGAATGAAATTTTATTGATATCAAAACTCCAGCACAGGAATCTTGTACGACTCCTGGGGTGCTGCATTGAGGGGGAAGAACTTCTTATAATCTATGAGTACATGCCAAACAGAAGCTTGGATAAATTTCTCTTTG ATGCATCACAAAAAGAACTGCTAGATTGGCCTAAACGGTTCAACATCATTCAAGGTGTTGGTAGAGGGCTATTATATCTGCACAGAGATTCTTGTTTGAACATTATCCACCGGGATTTGAAGGTTAGCAATATCCTTTTGGATGAGGAGATGAATCCAAAAATTTCAGATTTTGGTTTAGCAAGAACGTTTCAGAAGCAGCAGCAACTAGTGCATACTCACCGAGTAGCTGGAACATA TGGATACATGTCTCCTGAATATGCTTTGAGGGGGGTATTCTCGGAAAAATCTGATGTCTTCAGCTTCGGAGTCTTGCTATTAGAAATCATAAGTGGCAAGAAGAACTCAAATTTCCTTTACGTTGAAGAGAATCTTAATCTCCTCAATTAC GCATGGAAATTGTGGAGTGAGCAAAGGGGGTTAGACTTTATGGACGAGACATTGATCAACCCATTATCTCCAGAAGAGATAACGCGATGCCTACACGTTGGCCTTCTATGTGTTCAAGAGCATCCTAGGGACCGTCCTACCATGGCTGCCCTAATTCTCATGCTAAACAGTGAAATGAAATGCCCAAGTCCTAAGCAGCCCATATTTAAGTTTGAAACATACTTGGATGTTTGTGGATCAGCAAAAGATAATGACAGATGTTCTGTTAATGAGTTCAGTGCATCATTGTCTCAAGGACGATAG
- the LOC132623394 gene encoding G-type lectin S-receptor-like serine/threonine-protein kinase At1g61490 isoform X1 — MKMGFRQAWKILLISLLSYCIIQSYYINASDTILQSQKLLVGETLTSASQVFELGFFTPANSDKRYLGIWFKNIPPLKVVWVANRESPLKVSDFAASLSISKNGNSVLLDGTQNVIWSSNVSVPTNNTVEVVLLNSGNLVLKDNVSGQCFFESFDYPCDTFLPGMKIGFNKKTGERWLLSSWQKENDPSPGNFSIGISEQLPPQFFIWNKSTPYYRTGEWNGLKFIGLPYIDSAAYIVQFVFQQEFQGGTTYFTFLPNNSFLTFVELQSTGSVQVVQWTDGDPTWDVYAKMVHAPCDIYNTCGPSAVCSKNKLPICSCLRGFVPRSNDEWSKGNWTGGCARRTKLLCQPKGNSTSSGVAQQDAFLKFSGLKLPDLAAIFHLDSASECERLCLKNCSCTAYAYVAGIRCMVWSGDLLDMQDYSYSGEDLFLRLAYSELVFPGMRKRKRALIICSAVFSGLFFGFGLFCFLKHKIYPTGEKRKGARSFSLGDSCNISKDYTIESFWVGNLKKEDPIELPLIEFEAIATATNNFKVDNKLGEGGFGPVFKGKLKGGPEIAVKRLSNRTGQGIEEFKNEILLISKLQHRNLVRLLGCCIEGEELLIIYEYMPNRSLDKFLFDASQKELLDWPKRFNIIQGVGRGLLYLHRDSCLNIIHRDLKVSNILLDEEMNPKISDFGLARTFQKQQQLVHTHRVAGTYGYMSPEYALRGVFSEKSDVFSFGVLLLEIISGKKNSNFLYVEENLNLLNYAWKLWSEQRGLDFMDETLINPLSPEEITRCLHVGLLCVQEHPRDRPTMAALILMLNSEMKCPSPKQPIFKFETYLDVCGSAKDNDRCSVNEFSASLSQGR, encoded by the exons ATGAAAATGGGATTTAGACAAGCTTGGAAAATTCTTTTGATCTCTCTTCTTTCTTACTGTATCATTCAATCATATTACATTAATGCCTCAGACACCATACTGCAATCCCAAAAACTCTTAGTAGGAGAGACATTAACTTCTGCTAGTCAGGTTTTTGAATTAGGATTCTTTACTCCTGCCAATTCCGATAAAAGGTACCTGGGGATATGGTTTAAGAATATCCCTCCTCTTAAAGTTGTGTGGGTTGCAAACAGAGAAAGTCCACTTAAAGTTTCTGATTTTGCGGCAAGTCTTTCAATTAGCAAAAATGGAAATTCGGTACTTCTTGATGGTACACAGAATGTTATCTGGTCAAGCAATGTGTCTGTCCCCACTAATAACACAGTTGAAGTTGTTCTCCTGAACAGTGGGAATTTAGTACTTAAAGATAATGTCTCAGGACAATGCTTCTTTGAGAGTTTTGATTATCCTTGCGATACTTTCTTGCCAGGAATGAAAATAGGTTTTAATAAGAAAACTGGGGAGAGATGGCTCTTATCTTCTTGGCAGAAGGAAAACGACCCCTCGCCAGGAAATTTTTCTATTGGAATCTCGGAGCAACTTCCTCCTCAGTTTTTCATATGGAACAAATCTACTCCCTACTACAGAACCGGGGAGTGGAATGGACTGAAGTTCATTGGTCTGCCTTATATAGATTCAGCAGCCTATATAGTTCAGTTTGTTTTTCAGCAAGAATTTCAAGGAGGAACTACATATTTCACCTTTCTCCCAAATAATTCATTCCTAACTTTCGTGGAACTTCAATCTACAGGGTCTGTTCAAGTTGTTCAGTGGACCGATGGAGATCCAACTTGGGATGTTTATGCTAAGATGGTACATGCACCATGTGATATATATAACACTTGTGGACCTTCAGCAGTCTGCAGCAAGAACAAACTACCAATTTGCAGCTGCTTAAGAGGGTTTGTGCCACGGTCTAATGACGAATGGAGCAAAGGAAACTGGACAGGTGGTTGTGCGAGGCGAACTAAATTACTATGCCAGCCGAAGGGAAACAGCACATCTTCTGGGGTTGCACAGCAGGACGCATTTTTGAAGTTTAGTGGACTGAAACTGCCTGATCTTGCTGCTATTTTTCACCTTGATAGTGCTAGTGAATGTGAAAGGTTGTGTTTGAAAAATTGTTCTTGCACAGCTTATGCTTATGTGGCAGGAATTAGGTGTATGGTGTGGTCTGGAGATCTTTTAGATATGCAGGATTACTCATACTCTGGGGAAGATCTTTTCCTTCGGCTTGCTTACTCAGAGTTAG TCTTTCCAGGTATGCGGAAGCGTAAAAGAGCACTAATCATATGTTCTGCAGTATTTTCCGGTCTCTTTTTCGGCTTTGGTCTATTTTGTTTTCTCAAGCACAAGATTTATCCAACAG GAGAGAAGAGAAAAGGAGCCAGAAGCTTTAGTCTGGGCGATTCATGCAACATTTCAAAAGACTACACAATAGAAAGTTTCTGGGTTGGCAATTTAAAGAAAGAAGATCCAATTGAACTTCCACTGATTGAATTTGAGGCAATTGCCACAGCAACAAATAACTTCAAAGTAGATAACAAGCTCGGGGAAGGAGGATTTGGTCCAGTTTTCAAG GGAAAGCTAAAAGGTGGACCAGAAATAGCAGTAAAAAGACTTTCTAATCGAACGGGGCAAGGCATAGAGGAGTTCAAGAATGAAATTTTATTGATATCAAAACTCCAGCACAGGAATCTTGTACGACTCCTGGGGTGCTGCATTGAGGGGGAAGAACTTCTTATAATCTATGAGTACATGCCAAACAGAAGCTTGGATAAATTTCTCTTTG ATGCATCACAAAAAGAACTGCTAGATTGGCCTAAACGGTTCAACATCATTCAAGGTGTTGGTAGAGGGCTATTATATCTGCACAGAGATTCTTGTTTGAACATTATCCACCGGGATTTGAAGGTTAGCAATATCCTTTTGGATGAGGAGATGAATCCAAAAATTTCAGATTTTGGTTTAGCAAGAACGTTTCAGAAGCAGCAGCAACTAGTGCATACTCACCGAGTAGCTGGAACATA TGGATACATGTCTCCTGAATATGCTTTGAGGGGGGTATTCTCGGAAAAATCTGATGTCTTCAGCTTCGGAGTCTTGCTATTAGAAATCATAAGTGGCAAGAAGAACTCAAATTTCCTTTACGTTGAAGAGAATCTTAATCTCCTCAATTAC GCATGGAAATTGTGGAGTGAGCAAAGGGGGTTAGACTTTATGGACGAGACATTGATCAACCCATTATCTCCAGAAGAGATAACGCGATGCCTACACGTTGGCCTTCTATGTGTTCAAGAGCATCCTAGGGACCGTCCTACCATGGCTGCCCTAATTCTCATGCTAAACAGTGAAATGAAATGCCCAAGTCCTAAGCAGCCCATATTTAAGTTTGAAACATACTTGGATGTTTGTGGATCAGCAAAAGATAATGACAGATGTTCTGTTAATGAGTTCAGTGCATCATTGTCTCAAGGACGATAG
- the LOC132623394 gene encoding G-type lectin S-receptor-like serine/threonine-protein kinase At1g61500 isoform X3 yields the protein MKIGFNKKTGERWLLSSWQKENDPSPGNFSIGISEQLPPQFFIWNKSTPYYRTGEWNGLKFIGLPYIDSAAYIVQFVFQQEFQGGTTYFTFLPNNSFLTFVELQSTGSVQVVQWTDGDPTWDVYAKMVHAPCDIYNTCGPSAVCSKNKLPICSCLRGFVPRSNDEWSKGNWTGGCARRTKLLCQPKGNSTSSGVAQQDAFLKFSGLKLPDLAAIFHLDSASECERLCLKNCSCTAYAYVAGIRCMVWSGDLLDMQDYSYSGEDLFLRLAYSELVFPGMRKRKRALIICSAVFSGLFFGFGLFCFLKHKIYPTGEKRKGARSFSLGDSCNISKDYTIESFWVGNLKKEDPIELPLIEFEAIATATNNFKVDNKLGEGGFGPVFKGKLKGGPEIAVKRLSNRTGQGIEEFKNEILLISKLQHRNLVRLLGCCIEGEELLIIYEYMPNRSLDKFLFDASQKELLDWPKRFNIIQGVGRGLLYLHRDSCLNIIHRDLKVSNILLDEEMNPKISDFGLARTFQKQQQLVHTHRVAGTYGYMSPEYALRGVFSEKSDVFSFGVLLLEIISGKKNSNFLYVEENLNLLNYAWKLWSEQRGLDFMDETLINPLSPEEITRCLHVGLLCVQEHPRDRPTMAALILMLNSEMKCPSPKQPIFKFETYLDVCGSAKDNDRCSVNEFSASLSQGR from the exons ATGAAAATAGGTTTTAATAAGAAAACTGGGGAGAGATGGCTCTTATCTTCTTGGCAGAAGGAAAACGACCCCTCGCCAGGAAATTTTTCTATTGGAATCTCGGAGCAACTTCCTCCTCAGTTTTTCATATGGAACAAATCTACTCCCTACTACAGAACCGGGGAGTGGAATGGACTGAAGTTCATTGGTCTGCCTTATATAGATTCAGCAGCCTATATAGTTCAGTTTGTTTTTCAGCAAGAATTTCAAGGAGGAACTACATATTTCACCTTTCTCCCAAATAATTCATTCCTAACTTTCGTGGAACTTCAATCTACAGGGTCTGTTCAAGTTGTTCAGTGGACCGATGGAGATCCAACTTGGGATGTTTATGCTAAGATGGTACATGCACCATGTGATATATATAACACTTGTGGACCTTCAGCAGTCTGCAGCAAGAACAAACTACCAATTTGCAGCTGCTTAAGAGGGTTTGTGCCACGGTCTAATGACGAATGGAGCAAAGGAAACTGGACAGGTGGTTGTGCGAGGCGAACTAAATTACTATGCCAGCCGAAGGGAAACAGCACATCTTCTGGGGTTGCACAGCAGGACGCATTTTTGAAGTTTAGTGGACTGAAACTGCCTGATCTTGCTGCTATTTTTCACCTTGATAGTGCTAGTGAATGTGAAAGGTTGTGTTTGAAAAATTGTTCTTGCACAGCTTATGCTTATGTGGCAGGAATTAGGTGTATGGTGTGGTCTGGAGATCTTTTAGATATGCAGGATTACTCATACTCTGGGGAAGATCTTTTCCTTCGGCTTGCTTACTCAGAGTTAG TCTTTCCAGGTATGCGGAAGCGTAAAAGAGCACTAATCATATGTTCTGCAGTATTTTCCGGTCTCTTTTTCGGCTTTGGTCTATTTTGTTTTCTCAAGCACAAGATTTATCCAACAG GAGAGAAGAGAAAAGGAGCCAGAAGCTTTAGTCTGGGCGATTCATGCAACATTTCAAAAGACTACACAATAGAAAGTTTCTGGGTTGGCAATTTAAAGAAAGAAGATCCAATTGAACTTCCACTGATTGAATTTGAGGCAATTGCCACAGCAACAAATAACTTCAAAGTAGATAACAAGCTCGGGGAAGGAGGATTTGGTCCAGTTTTCAAG GGAAAGCTAAAAGGTGGACCAGAAATAGCAGTAAAAAGACTTTCTAATCGAACGGGGCAAGGCATAGAGGAGTTCAAGAATGAAATTTTATTGATATCAAAACTCCAGCACAGGAATCTTGTACGACTCCTGGGGTGCTGCATTGAGGGGGAAGAACTTCTTATAATCTATGAGTACATGCCAAACAGAAGCTTGGATAAATTTCTCTTTG ATGCATCACAAAAAGAACTGCTAGATTGGCCTAAACGGTTCAACATCATTCAAGGTGTTGGTAGAGGGCTATTATATCTGCACAGAGATTCTTGTTTGAACATTATCCACCGGGATTTGAAGGTTAGCAATATCCTTTTGGATGAGGAGATGAATCCAAAAATTTCAGATTTTGGTTTAGCAAGAACGTTTCAGAAGCAGCAGCAACTAGTGCATACTCACCGAGTAGCTGGAACATA TGGATACATGTCTCCTGAATATGCTTTGAGGGGGGTATTCTCGGAAAAATCTGATGTCTTCAGCTTCGGAGTCTTGCTATTAGAAATCATAAGTGGCAAGAAGAACTCAAATTTCCTTTACGTTGAAGAGAATCTTAATCTCCTCAATTAC GCATGGAAATTGTGGAGTGAGCAAAGGGGGTTAGACTTTATGGACGAGACATTGATCAACCCATTATCTCCAGAAGAGATAACGCGATGCCTACACGTTGGCCTTCTATGTGTTCAAGAGCATCCTAGGGACCGTCCTACCATGGCTGCCCTAATTCTCATGCTAAACAGTGAAATGAAATGCCCAAGTCCTAAGCAGCCCATATTTAAGTTTGAAACATACTTGGATGTTTGTGGATCAGCAAAAGATAATGACAGATGTTCTGTTAATGAGTTCAGTGCATCATTGTCTCAAGGACGATAG
- the LOC132623394 gene encoding G-type lectin S-receptor-like serine/threonine-protein kinase At1g61490 isoform X4 — MVHAPCDIYNTCGPSAVCSKNKLPICSCLRGFVPRSNDEWSKGNWTGGCARRTKLLCQPKGNSTSSGVAQQDAFLKFSGLKLPDLAAIFHLDSASECERLCLKNCSCTAYAYVAGIRCMVWSGDLLDMQDYSYSGEDLFLRLAYSELVFPGMRKRKRALIICSAVFSGLFFGFGLFCFLKHKIYPTGEKRKGARSFSLGDSCNISKDYTIESFWVGNLKKEDPIELPLIEFEAIATATNNFKVDNKLGEGGFGPVFKGKLKGGPEIAVKRLSNRTGQGIEEFKNEILLISKLQHRNLVRLLGCCIEGEELLIIYEYMPNRSLDKFLFDASQKELLDWPKRFNIIQGVGRGLLYLHRDSCLNIIHRDLKVSNILLDEEMNPKISDFGLARTFQKQQQLVHTHRVAGTYGYMSPEYALRGVFSEKSDVFSFGVLLLEIISGKKNSNFLYVEENLNLLNYAWKLWSEQRGLDFMDETLINPLSPEEITRCLHVGLLCVQEHPRDRPTMAALILMLNSEMKCPSPKQPIFKFETYLDVCGSAKDNDRCSVNEFSASLSQGR, encoded by the exons ATGGTACATGCACCATGTGATATATATAACACTTGTGGACCTTCAGCAGTCTGCAGCAAGAACAAACTACCAATTTGCAGCTGCTTAAGAGGGTTTGTGCCACGGTCTAATGACGAATGGAGCAAAGGAAACTGGACAGGTGGTTGTGCGAGGCGAACTAAATTACTATGCCAGCCGAAGGGAAACAGCACATCTTCTGGGGTTGCACAGCAGGACGCATTTTTGAAGTTTAGTGGACTGAAACTGCCTGATCTTGCTGCTATTTTTCACCTTGATAGTGCTAGTGAATGTGAAAGGTTGTGTTTGAAAAATTGTTCTTGCACAGCTTATGCTTATGTGGCAGGAATTAGGTGTATGGTGTGGTCTGGAGATCTTTTAGATATGCAGGATTACTCATACTCTGGGGAAGATCTTTTCCTTCGGCTTGCTTACTCAGAGTTAG TCTTTCCAGGTATGCGGAAGCGTAAAAGAGCACTAATCATATGTTCTGCAGTATTTTCCGGTCTCTTTTTCGGCTTTGGTCTATTTTGTTTTCTCAAGCACAAGATTTATCCAACAG GAGAGAAGAGAAAAGGAGCCAGAAGCTTTAGTCTGGGCGATTCATGCAACATTTCAAAAGACTACACAATAGAAAGTTTCTGGGTTGGCAATTTAAAGAAAGAAGATCCAATTGAACTTCCACTGATTGAATTTGAGGCAATTGCCACAGCAACAAATAACTTCAAAGTAGATAACAAGCTCGGGGAAGGAGGATTTGGTCCAGTTTTCAAG GGAAAGCTAAAAGGTGGACCAGAAATAGCAGTAAAAAGACTTTCTAATCGAACGGGGCAAGGCATAGAGGAGTTCAAGAATGAAATTTTATTGATATCAAAACTCCAGCACAGGAATCTTGTACGACTCCTGGGGTGCTGCATTGAGGGGGAAGAACTTCTTATAATCTATGAGTACATGCCAAACAGAAGCTTGGATAAATTTCTCTTTG ATGCATCACAAAAAGAACTGCTAGATTGGCCTAAACGGTTCAACATCATTCAAGGTGTTGGTAGAGGGCTATTATATCTGCACAGAGATTCTTGTTTGAACATTATCCACCGGGATTTGAAGGTTAGCAATATCCTTTTGGATGAGGAGATGAATCCAAAAATTTCAGATTTTGGTTTAGCAAGAACGTTTCAGAAGCAGCAGCAACTAGTGCATACTCACCGAGTAGCTGGAACATA TGGATACATGTCTCCTGAATATGCTTTGAGGGGGGTATTCTCGGAAAAATCTGATGTCTTCAGCTTCGGAGTCTTGCTATTAGAAATCATAAGTGGCAAGAAGAACTCAAATTTCCTTTACGTTGAAGAGAATCTTAATCTCCTCAATTAC GCATGGAAATTGTGGAGTGAGCAAAGGGGGTTAGACTTTATGGACGAGACATTGATCAACCCATTATCTCCAGAAGAGATAACGCGATGCCTACACGTTGGCCTTCTATGTGTTCAAGAGCATCCTAGGGACCGTCCTACCATGGCTGCCCTAATTCTCATGCTAAACAGTGAAATGAAATGCCCAAGTCCTAAGCAGCCCATATTTAAGTTTGAAACATACTTGGATGTTTGTGGATCAGCAAAAGATAATGACAGATGTTCTGTTAATGAGTTCAGTGCATCATTGTCTCAAGGACGATAG